A genomic window from Ideonella sp. WA131b includes:
- a CDS encoding DNA gyrase inhibitor YacG, which yields MTAPGPGGSAERRVTCPHCRGPAVFALSNPSRPFCSERCRNGDLGDWASERLRLPADAPPDGTLPPETP from the coding sequence ATGACGGCGCCCGGCCCTGGCGGCAGCGCCGAGCGCCGCGTCACCTGCCCCCACTGCCGCGGCCCGGCGGTGTTTGCCCTGTCCAACCCCAGCCGCCCGTTCTGCAGCGAGCGCTGCCGCAACGGCGACCTGGGGGACTGGGCCTCGGAGCGACTCCGCCTGCCCGCCGACGCGCCGCCCGACGGCACGCTGCCGCCGGAGACACCGTGA
- the zapD gene encoding cell division protein ZapD, whose amino-acid sequence MLPVQSNEPARERTGVLYEYPFNESIRTMLRLEHLFDRLGTLASRDAPVDHHFALATLFEIMDVAPRADLKSDLLKELERHRTQLQTYRGLHGVDERALDAITGRIDHAFAGLNALQGKAGQSLASNDWLMSIRSRISIPGGTCEFDLPAYYAWQQHPPQRRRDDLAGWTATLAPLAQALQVLLGLLRDSGTPQRMVAPGGQYQQSLQPAGAAAANGPKVYQLLRVRVDAADDLVPEISGHRLMVSIRFMRPDAEGRLRAAGSDCRFELSLCA is encoded by the coding sequence ATGCTGCCCGTGCAGTCAAACGAGCCAGCCCGGGAGCGCACCGGGGTTCTCTACGAGTACCCTTTTAACGAGAGCATCCGCACGATGCTGCGGCTCGAGCACCTGTTCGACCGCCTGGGCACCCTGGCCTCGCGCGATGCGCCGGTCGACCACCACTTCGCGCTGGCCACGCTGTTCGAGATCATGGACGTGGCCCCGCGCGCCGACCTGAAAAGCGACCTGCTCAAGGAACTTGAGCGCCACCGCACGCAACTGCAGACCTACCGCGGCCTGCACGGCGTTGACGAGCGCGCTCTCGACGCCATCACCGGCCGCATCGACCACGCCTTCGCGGGGCTGAACGCGCTGCAGGGCAAGGCCGGCCAGTCGCTGGCGTCCAACGACTGGCTGATGAGCATCCGCAGCCGCATCAGCATTCCCGGCGGAACCTGCGAGTTCGACCTGCCGGCCTACTACGCCTGGCAACAGCACCCGCCGCAGCGGCGGCGCGACGACCTCGCCGGGTGGACCGCCACGCTGGCGCCGCTGGCCCAGGCGCTGCAGGTGCTGTTGGGCCTGCTCCGCGACAGCGGCACGCCGCAGCGCATGGTCGCGCCCGGCGGGCAGTATCAGCAGAGTCTGCAGCCGGCAGGCGCCGCGGCGGCCAACGGCCCCAAGGTCTACCAGCTGCTGCGCGTGCGCGTCGACGCCGCCGACGACCTGGTGCCCGAGATCAGCGGCCACCGCCTGATGGTGTCGATCCGCTTCATGCGCCCCGACGCCGAGGGCCGGCTGCGCGCCGCCGGCAGCGACTGCCGCTTCGAGCTCAGCCTCTGCGCATGA
- the coaE gene encoding dephospho-CoA kinase (Dephospho-CoA kinase (CoaE) performs the final step in coenzyme A biosynthesis.), giving the protein MGRLEPGAAIGLTGGIGSGKSTVAAMLVDLGAQLVDTDAIARSLTTPGGAAMPAVAQAFGPKFVAADGALDRERMRRRAFADADAKARLEAILHPLIGAEAQRQAATADGRPVVFDVPLLTPQSAWRARVARVLVVDCPEDTQAARVAERPGWDEAMARRVIAQQIPRAQRRALADAVIHNDGLSLEALRAEVQALWQVWFRAASG; this is encoded by the coding sequence GTGGGCCGACTCGAACCCGGCGCCGCCATCGGCCTGACCGGCGGCATCGGCAGCGGCAAGAGCACCGTTGCCGCGATGCTGGTCGATCTCGGGGCACAGCTCGTGGACACCGACGCCATCGCGCGCAGCCTCACCACGCCCGGCGGCGCGGCAATGCCGGCGGTGGCCCAAGCGTTCGGCCCCAAGTTCGTGGCCGCCGACGGCGCGCTCGACCGCGAACGCATGCGCAGGCGGGCCTTCGCCGATGCAGACGCCAAGGCACGACTCGAGGCCATCCTGCACCCGCTCATCGGCGCCGAGGCCCAGCGCCAGGCCGCCACCGCGGACGGCCGGCCCGTGGTGTTCGACGTGCCGCTGCTCACGCCGCAGTCTGCCTGGCGCGCCCGCGTGGCGCGCGTGCTGGTGGTGGACTGCCCGGAGGACACCCAGGCCGCGCGCGTGGCTGAACGGCCGGGCTGGGACGAGGCGATGGCCCGCCGCGTGATCGCGCAGCAGATCCCGCGAGCGCAGCGCCGGGCGCTGGCCGACGCTGTCATCCACAACGACGGCCTCTCGCTTGAGGCGCTGCGCGCCGAGGTGCAGGCGCTCTGGCAGGTCTGGTTCCGGGCCGCGTCGGGCTGA
- a CDS encoding prepilin peptidase — translation MPGGFFAAWPLDLLLSPWALALLGLLVGSFLNVVVHRLPLMLERQWWGDVGAQLADAESYQRTFGAAMPERLLLASDTLEKSIAGLPVLSLARPASRCPACGHRIRWFENVPVLSWLALRGRCSACGTRIGLRYPLVEAATALLFGTLGWLIGPQPLALLWCGVVAALLALSLIDWDTTLLPDTLTLPLLWAGVGAAALGWLPGLTLMQSVAGAAAGYLSLWAVYWAFKLATGKEGMGYGDFKLLAALGAWLGATAILPILLMASLLGAVIGLAMKASGALREGRFVPFGPFLAGGGVVTILVGLPTLLGWIGW, via the coding sequence ATGCCCGGTGGCTTCTTCGCGGCCTGGCCGCTGGACCTGCTGCTCTCGCCCTGGGCCCTGGCCTTGCTGGGTCTGCTGGTGGGCAGCTTCCTCAACGTCGTCGTGCACCGCCTGCCGCTGATGCTGGAGCGGCAGTGGTGGGGCGACGTGGGCGCGCAGCTCGCTGACGCCGAGTCGTACCAGCGCACCTTTGGCGCGGCAATGCCCGAGCGGCTGTTGCTGGCTTCGGACACGCTCGAGAAGTCGATCGCCGGGCTGCCCGTGCTGAGCCTGGCGCGACCGGCCTCCCGCTGCCCCGCCTGTGGCCATCGGATCCGCTGGTTCGAGAATGTTCCGGTGTTGAGCTGGCTGGCACTGCGTGGCAGGTGCTCGGCCTGCGGTACCCGCATCGGGCTGCGTTACCCACTGGTGGAGGCCGCCACCGCACTGCTGTTCGGCACCTTGGGCTGGCTGATCGGTCCACAGCCGCTGGCTCTACTGTGGTGCGGCGTGGTGGCGGCACTGCTGGCGCTGAGCCTGATCGACTGGGACACCACCTTGCTGCCCGATACGCTGACGCTGCCCCTGCTGTGGGCCGGCGTCGGGGCCGCGGCGCTGGGCTGGCTGCCCGGCTTGACCCTGATGCAGTCGGTGGCCGGCGCGGCGGCGGGCTATCTCTCGCTGTGGGCGGTGTACTGGGCCTTCAAGCTGGCCACCGGCAAGGAAGGCATGGGTTATGGGGACTTCAAGCTGCTGGCGGCACTCGGCGCCTGGCTTGGCGCCACGGCCATCCTGCCGATCCTGCTGATGGCCTCCTTGCTGGGCGCGGTGATCGGCCTCGCGATGAAGGCCAGCGGCGCGCTGCGTGAGGGTCGCTTCGTGCCGTTCGGGCCCTTCCTGGCCGGTGGCGGCGTGGTGACCATTCTTGTCGGTCTGCCCACCTTGCTGGGCTGGATCGGCTGGTAG
- a CDS encoding type II secretion system F family protein: protein MATAASLKSPKELIFEWEGKDRNGKIVRGEMRAGGETVVNASLRRQGVLVTRVRKRRTSGGKAIRQKDIAIFTRQLATMMKAGVPLLQSFDIVARGANNPRLTKLLTDIRSDVETGTSLSSAFRKHPMHFDALYCNLVEAGETGGILEQLLDRLAVYQEKTLAIKRKIKSALMYPIAVIVVAVIVLTVIMWFVIPALEEVFKGFGGELPVPTLAVIAMSRFFVSWGWLMAILIGGGGFFFFQIWKRSEEMQMAVDRLLLRVPVFGDLIYKSVIARWSRTLSTMFAAGVPLVEALDSVGGASGNAVYLIATEQIQRDVSTGSALTTAMTSTGVFPSMVLQMAAIGEESGSLDHMLAKAAEFYEEEVDEMVKGLSSLMEPLIIVILGTLIGGIVVSMYLPIFKLGAVV, encoded by the coding sequence ATGGCCACCGCAGCGAGCCTGAAATCCCCGAAGGAACTCATCTTCGAATGGGAGGGCAAGGACCGGAACGGCAAGATCGTTCGCGGCGAGATGCGCGCCGGCGGCGAGACCGTGGTCAACGCCAGCCTGCGACGCCAGGGCGTGCTGGTCACCCGCGTGCGCAAGCGGCGCACCAGCGGGGGCAAGGCGATCAGGCAGAAGGACATCGCGATCTTCACGCGGCAGCTGGCGACCATGATGAAGGCCGGCGTGCCGCTGCTGCAGTCGTTCGACATCGTGGCGCGCGGCGCGAACAACCCGCGGTTGACCAAGCTTCTCACCGACATCCGCTCCGACGTCGAGACCGGCACCAGCCTGTCGAGTGCCTTTCGCAAACACCCGATGCACTTCGATGCGCTGTACTGCAACCTCGTCGAGGCCGGCGAGACCGGCGGCATCCTGGAGCAGCTGCTCGACCGTCTGGCCGTCTACCAAGAGAAGACGCTCGCCATCAAGCGGAAGATCAAGTCGGCGCTGATGTACCCGATCGCCGTGATCGTGGTGGCCGTCATCGTGCTGACGGTGATCATGTGGTTCGTCATCCCGGCCCTCGAGGAGGTGTTCAAGGGCTTCGGCGGCGAACTGCCCGTGCCGACGCTGGCGGTGATCGCGATGTCCAGGTTCTTCGTCAGTTGGGGCTGGTTGATGGCGATCCTCATCGGCGGCGGCGGGTTCTTCTTCTTCCAGATCTGGAAGCGCTCCGAAGAGATGCAGATGGCGGTGGACCGGCTGCTGTTGCGCGTGCCGGTGTTCGGCGACCTGATCTACAAGTCGGTCATCGCCCGCTGGTCACGCACGCTGTCGACCATGTTCGCCGCCGGCGTGCCGCTGGTGGAAGCTCTCGATTCCGTCGGCGGCGCCTCGGGCAACGCGGTCTACCTGATCGCCACCGAGCAGATCCAGCGTGACGTTTCCACCGGCTCGGCGCTCACCACCGCCATGACGTCGACCGGCGTGTTCCCGAGCATGGTGCTGCAGATGGCGGCCATCGGCGAGGAATCGGGCTCGCTCGACCACATGCTGGCGAAGGCCGCCGAGTTCTACGAGGAAGAGGTCGACGAGATGGTCAAGGGCCTGTCGAGCCTGATGGAGCCCTTGATCATCGTCATCCTGGGCACGCTCATCGGCGGCATCGTCGTCTCAATGTACCTGCCGATCTTCAAGCTCGGCGCCGTGGTCTGA
- the pilB gene encoding type IV-A pilus assembly ATPase PilB: MAAETQVDPSPPPLSAPLSGVARVLVNAGKLSAKTAEELSKSSRDRKASFLATMVGANAARPDEIAHALSTALALPLLDLNAVDLQKLPRNIIDSKIANQYQLIALGKRGNRIFLGAADPTDQEASERIKFALQLQPEWVIVEYDKLVRQLDSQSISANETLETLASGDFEFDVTEGDGAQQESQEVTADVEDAPVVRFLQKMLIDAINLRASDLHFEPYEHSYRVRFRIDGELREITQPPIAIKDKLASRIKVISRMDIAEKRVPQDGRMKLKFGSKAIDFRVSTLPTLFGEKVVIRILDPSSAKVGIEALGYEKIEKDRLMAAIQRPYGMVLVTGPTGSGKTLSLYTCLNMLNQPGVNIATVEDPAEINLPGINQVNVNDKAGLTFAAALKSFLRQDPDIIMVGEIRDLETADIAIKAAQTGHLVMSTLHTNDAPTTLTRLMNMGVAPFNIASSVLLITAQRLARKLCESCKKPADYPRESLQKAGFKPEDLDGSWRPYRAVGCSSCTNGYRGRVGIYQVMPMTEAMQRIILTQGTALDIAKRAEADGVRDLRQSGLVKVRAGVTTLEEVITVTNE, translated from the coding sequence ATGGCCGCCGAAACGCAGGTCGATCCATCCCCGCCGCCGTTGTCGGCGCCCCTCTCGGGCGTGGCCCGCGTGCTGGTCAATGCCGGAAAGCTGTCGGCCAAGACGGCCGAGGAACTGTCCAAGAGCTCGCGCGACCGCAAGGCCAGCTTCCTGGCCACCATGGTGGGGGCCAACGCCGCCAGGCCCGACGAGATCGCGCACGCGCTGTCCACGGCGCTGGCGCTGCCGCTTCTCGACCTCAACGCGGTCGACCTGCAGAAGCTGCCGCGCAACATCATCGACTCGAAGATCGCCAACCAGTACCAGCTGATCGCCCTGGGCAAGCGGGGCAACCGCATCTTCCTTGGGGCCGCCGACCCCACCGATCAGGAAGCCAGCGAACGCATCAAGTTCGCGCTTCAGCTGCAACCCGAGTGGGTGATCGTCGAGTACGACAAGCTGGTGCGCCAGCTCGACAGCCAGAGCATCAGCGCCAACGAGACCTTGGAGACGCTGGCCAGCGGCGACTTCGAATTCGACGTCACCGAAGGGGACGGCGCCCAGCAGGAGAGCCAGGAGGTCACGGCCGATGTCGAGGACGCGCCGGTCGTCCGCTTCCTGCAGAAGATGCTGATCGACGCCATCAACTTGCGAGCGTCGGACCTTCACTTCGAGCCCTACGAGCACAGCTACCGCGTCCGCTTCCGCATCGACGGCGAACTGCGAGAGATCACCCAGCCGCCGATCGCCATCAAGGACAAGCTGGCCTCGCGCATCAAGGTCATCTCGCGCATGGACATTGCCGAGAAACGCGTGCCGCAAGACGGCCGCATGAAGCTGAAGTTCGGCAGCAAGGCCATCGACTTCCGCGTCAGCACGCTGCCCACGCTGTTCGGCGAGAAGGTGGTGATCCGCATCCTCGATCCATCCAGCGCCAAGGTCGGCATCGAGGCCCTCGGCTACGAGAAGATCGAGAAAGACCGCCTGATGGCTGCCATTCAGCGGCCTTACGGCATGGTGCTGGTCACCGGCCCCACCGGTTCGGGCAAGACGCTGTCGCTCTACACCTGCCTGAACATGCTCAACCAGCCGGGCGTGAACATTGCCACGGTCGAGGACCCGGCCGAGATCAACCTGCCCGGCATCAACCAAGTCAACGTCAACGACAAGGCCGGCCTCACGTTTGCCGCAGCGCTGAAGAGCTTCCTGCGCCAGGACCCGGACATCATCATGGTCGGCGAGATTCGCGACCTGGAGACGGCCGACATCGCCATCAAGGCCGCTCAGACCGGCCACCTGGTGATGAGCACGCTGCACACGAACGACGCACCCACGACGCTGACGCGCCTCATGAACATGGGCGTGGCGCCGTTCAACATCGCGTCGAGCGTCCTGCTGATCACGGCGCAGCGTCTGGCGCGCAAGCTCTGCGAGAGCTGCAAGAAGCCGGCGGACTACCCGCGCGAGAGCCTGCAGAAGGCCGGCTTCAAGCCCGAAGACCTGGACGGCAGTTGGAGGCCCTACCGCGCCGTGGGCTGCAGTTCATGCACAAATGGTTACCGTGGACGGGTCGGCATCTACCAGGTGATGCCGATGACCGAGGCGATGCAGCGCATCATCCTGACACAGGGTACGGCGCTGGACATCGCCAAGCGGGCCGAAGCCGATGGCGTGCGCGACCTGCGCCAGTCCGGCCTGGTCAAGGTTCGTGCCGGCGTCACCACGCTCGAGGAAGTGATCACGGTCACCAACGAGTGA
- a CDS encoding polyprenyl synthetase family protein: MRRVDEVIRERLASRVALVNQISQYIVGAGGKRIRPRLVLLFSEALGFDGPERHELAAIVEFIHTATLLHDDVVDESALRRGRATANTMFGNAASVLVGDFLYSRAFQMMVSVNRMHVLRVLADATNVIAEGEVLQLMNMHDPDLTIEDYLQVIRFKTAKLFEASARLGAVVAGASAEVEEAAGAYGRALGTAFQLVDDLLDYEGDSHKLGKNVGDDLREGKPTLPLLLAMARATPRERETLREAIELGGEHRLDEILAIVRRTGALQGTRDAAQAEADSARQALAKLPPSRAREALLELSVRAVNRSS; encoded by the coding sequence ATGCGGAGGGTTGATGAGGTCATCCGCGAGCGGCTCGCGTCGCGCGTGGCGCTGGTCAACCAGATTTCGCAGTACATCGTCGGCGCCGGCGGCAAGCGGATCCGGCCACGGCTGGTGCTGCTGTTCTCCGAAGCCCTGGGCTTCGATGGCCCCGAGCGCCACGAGCTTGCGGCCATCGTGGAGTTCATCCACACCGCCACGCTGCTGCACGACGACGTTGTCGACGAGTCGGCCTTGCGGCGCGGTCGCGCCACCGCGAACACCATGTTCGGCAACGCTGCCAGCGTGCTGGTGGGCGATTTCCTGTACTCGCGAGCCTTCCAGATGATGGTGTCGGTCAACCGCATGCACGTGCTGCGCGTGCTGGCCGACGCCACCAACGTCATCGCCGAAGGCGAGGTGCTGCAGCTGATGAACATGCACGACCCCGATCTCACGATCGAGGACTACCTGCAGGTCATCCGATTCAAGACTGCGAAGCTGTTCGAGGCCAGCGCCCGGCTGGGCGCCGTGGTGGCCGGAGCCTCGGCCGAGGTCGAGGAGGCCGCCGGGGCCTACGGCCGCGCACTGGGAACGGCCTTCCAACTCGTCGATGATCTTCTTGACTACGAAGGCGACAGCCACAAACTCGGCAAGAACGTCGGCGACGACCTGCGCGAGGGCAAGCCCACACTGCCGCTGTTGCTGGCAATGGCGCGCGCCACGCCGCGTGAGCGGGAGACGCTGCGCGAGGCGATCGAGCTCGGCGGCGAGCACCGTCTCGATGAGATCCTGGCGATCGTCCGCCGCACGGGTGCGCTGCAGGGCACGCGCGACGCCGCCCAGGCCGAGGCCGACTCAGCGCGCCAGGCGTTGGCCAAGCTGCCGCCGTCGAGGGCCCGCGAAGCTCTGCTAGAATTATCGGTTCGGGCGGTGAACAGGTCTTCCTGA
- the rplU gene encoding 50S ribosomal protein L21, whose translation MYAVIKTGGKQYKVAAGEKIKVEQIAADVGQEITIEQVLAVGEGAELKVGTPWVAGASVMATVVAHGKHDKVRIFKMRRRKHYQKHGGHRQTYTELQIAAVNG comes from the coding sequence ATGTACGCGGTCATAAAAACCGGTGGCAAGCAATACAAGGTCGCTGCCGGCGAAAAGATCAAGGTAGAACAGATTGCTGCGGACGTGGGCCAGGAGATCACCATCGAGCAGGTCCTCGCCGTGGGCGAGGGCGCTGAGCTGAAGGTGGGTACGCCCTGGGTCGCGGGTGCGAGCGTCATGGCCACGGTCGTGGCCCATGGCAAGCACGACAAGGTGCGCATCTTCAAGATGCGTCGCCGCAAGCACTATCAAAAGCACGGCGGCCACCGCCAGACCTACACCGAGCTGCAGATCGCTGCGGTCAACGGCTAA
- the rpmA gene encoding 50S ribosomal protein L27 → MAQKKGGGSTRNGRDSQPKMLGVKVYGGQAVSAGAIIVRQRGTKFHAGRGVGMGRDHTLFALVDGTVSFDVKGELNRQTVFVTAA, encoded by the coding sequence ATGGCACAGAAAAAGGGCGGCGGCTCCACCCGCAACGGCCGCGATTCTCAGCCGAAGATGCTTGGCGTCAAGGTCTACGGCGGTCAGGCGGTCAGCGCAGGCGCGATCATCGTGCGCCAGCGCGGCACCAAGTTTCACGCCGGTCGTGGCGTGGGCATGGGCCGCGACCACACGCTGTTTGCGCTGGTCGATGGCACGGTGTCGTTCGACGTCAAGGGCGAGCTGAACCGCCAGACGGTGTTCGTCACGGCGGCCTGA
- the obgE gene encoding GTPase ObgE — MKFFDEATIDISAGHGGAGCVSFRREKFIPFGGPNGGDGGRGGSVFAVADQNINTLIDYRYTRRFDAKNGEAGRGSDQFGAAGADIDMRMPVGTIIRNADTGGTMAELLQHGQRVLLAKGGDGGFGNLHFKSSTNRSPRQKTPGWPGEAFKLQLELRVLADVGLLGMPNAGKSTFIAAVSNARPKIADYPFTTLHPNLGVVRVGPERSFVIADIPGLIEGASEGAGLGHQFLRHLQRTRLLLHIVDVAPFDDSVDPVAQARAIVAELKKYDPALHAKPRWLVFNKLDMVPPEERQARVKDCVKRLRWKGPVFAISALARDGLQPLLEKIQNFVAEQLPPPPPAPDLRFDASPPSSEGKVQDDEAAR; from the coding sequence ATGAAGTTCTTCGACGAAGCCACCATCGACATCTCGGCCGGCCACGGCGGGGCCGGCTGCGTGAGCTTCCGGCGCGAGAAGTTCATCCCCTTCGGCGGCCCCAATGGTGGTGACGGTGGCCGTGGCGGCAGTGTGTTCGCGGTGGCCGACCAGAACATCAACACGCTCATCGACTACCGCTACACGCGCCGCTTCGATGCCAAGAACGGCGAGGCCGGCCGTGGGTCCGACCAGTTCGGCGCCGCCGGTGCCGACATCGACATGCGCATGCCGGTGGGCACCATCATCCGCAATGCCGACACCGGCGGGACGATGGCCGAGCTGCTGCAGCACGGCCAGCGTGTGCTGCTGGCCAAGGGTGGTGACGGTGGCTTCGGCAACCTGCACTTCAAGAGCAGCACCAACCGCAGCCCGCGCCAGAAGACACCGGGCTGGCCGGGTGAGGCCTTCAAGCTGCAGCTCGAGTTGCGCGTGCTGGCCGACGTGGGCCTTCTGGGCATGCCCAACGCGGGCAAGAGCACCTTCATCGCGGCCGTCAGCAACGCGCGGCCCAAGATCGCGGACTACCCGTTCACCACGCTGCATCCCAATCTGGGCGTGGTGCGCGTGGGGCCGGAGCGCAGCTTCGTCATCGCCGACATCCCCGGCTTGATCGAAGGCGCCAGCGAAGGCGCGGGCCTGGGCCACCAGTTCCTGCGCCACCTGCAGCGCACGCGCCTTCTGCTGCACATCGTGGACGTGGCGCCCTTCGACGACAGCGTCGACCCCGTTGCCCAGGCCCGGGCCATCGTCGCCGAGCTGAAGAAGTACGACCCCGCGCTCCATGCCAAGCCGCGCTGGCTGGTGTTCAACAAGCTCGACATGGTGCCGCCCGAGGAGCGCCAGGCGCGTGTCAAGGACTGCGTGAAGCGCCTGCGCTGGAAGGGCCCGGTGTTCGCCATCTCGGCATTGGCGCGCGACGGGCTGCAGCCGCTGCTGGAGAAGATCCAGAACTTCGTGGCCGAGCAACTGCCGCCGCCTCCGCCCGCGCCCGACCTGCGCTTCGATGCGTCGCCACCGTCCTCGGAGGGTAAGGTTCAAGACGACGAGGCCGCACGATGA
- a CDS encoding glutamate 5-kinase encodes MSVLQSARRIVVKVGSSLVTNEGRGVDAEAIDNWSRQLAALAREGRELVMVSSGAIAEGMKRLGWATRPKQLHELQAAAAVGQMGLVQMYETRLREHGMPSAQVLLTHADLADRERYLNARSTLLTLLSLGVIPVINENDTVVNDEIKFGDNDTLGALVANLVDADAYVILTDQRGLFSADPRKDPAARFIDVATAGDPALEAMAGGAGSAIGRGGMLTKVLAAKRAARSGTSTIIAWGRERDLLLRLASGEAIGSALVAGTAKLAARKQWMLDHLQLRGAVRVDAGAVAKLRDEGKSLLPIGVHEVEGEFARGDVIAVRTQGAGLEIARGLANYSSAESRLIARKPSSQIETLLGYANEPELIHRDNLVLTC; translated from the coding sequence ATGAGCGTGCTGCAGTCAGCCCGCCGCATCGTCGTCAAGGTTGGCTCCAGCCTCGTCACCAACGAGGGCCGGGGTGTCGATGCCGAGGCCATCGACAACTGGTCGCGCCAGCTCGCCGCTCTGGCGCGCGAAGGGCGAGAGTTGGTGATGGTGTCCAGCGGCGCCATTGCCGAGGGCATGAAGCGCCTGGGCTGGGCCACGCGCCCGAAGCAGCTGCACGAGCTGCAGGCCGCGGCCGCTGTGGGCCAGATGGGCCTGGTGCAGATGTACGAGACGCGGCTGCGCGAACATGGCATGCCTAGCGCCCAGGTGCTGCTGACGCACGCCGACCTCGCCGACCGCGAGCGCTACCTCAACGCGCGCTCGACGCTGCTCACGCTGCTGTCCCTGGGCGTGATCCCGGTGATCAACGAGAACGACACCGTCGTCAATGACGAAATCAAGTTCGGCGACAACGACACGTTGGGCGCGCTCGTGGCCAACCTGGTGGACGCCGATGCCTACGTGATCCTCACCGACCAGCGCGGCCTCTTCAGCGCCGACCCGCGCAAGGATCCGGCCGCCCGCTTCATCGACGTGGCCACCGCCGGCGACCCGGCGCTGGAGGCCATGGCCGGCGGCGCCGGCAGCGCCATTGGCCGCGGGGGCATGCTCACCAAGGTGCTGGCAGCCAAGCGCGCGGCACGCAGCGGCACGAGCACCATCATCGCCTGGGGCCGCGAGCGCGATCTGCTGCTGCGCCTGGCCTCGGGCGAGGCCATCGGCAGCGCGCTGGTGGCCGGCACCGCCAAGCTGGCGGCGCGCAAGCAGTGGATGCTCGACCACCTGCAGCTGCGGGGCGCCGTGCGCGTGGACGCGGGCGCGGTGGCCAAGTTGCGCGACGAGGGCAAGAGCTTGCTGCCCATCGGCGTGCACGAGGTCGAGGGCGAGTTCGCGCGCGGTGACGTGATCGCGGTGCGCACGCAGGGCGCTGGCCTGGAGATCGCTCGCGGACTGGCTAACTACTCGTCAGCCGAGTCGCGCCTGATCGCGCGCAAGCCCAGCTCGCAGATCGAGACGCTGCTGGGCTATGCCAACGAGCCGGAGTTGATCCACCGCGACAACCTGGTGCTGACCTGCTGA
- a CDS encoding RNA pyrophosphohydrolase: MLDREGFRPNVGIVLLNSRNQVFWGKRLRTHSWQFPQGGIQHGETPEQAMLRELHEEVGLRPDHVQIMGRTRDWLRYEVPDHFIRREARGHYRGQKQIWFLLRLLGRDSDMNLRATDHPEFDAWRWNDYWVPLDMVIEFKRGVYELALTELARYLPRTNHQNRYLRTGLRARRQGPEARNTSPSPMPEGGEPTG; encoded by the coding sequence ATGCTCGACCGGGAAGGCTTCAGGCCCAACGTCGGCATCGTTCTGCTGAACTCGCGCAATCAGGTGTTCTGGGGCAAACGCCTCCGCACGCACTCCTGGCAGTTCCCGCAGGGCGGCATCCAGCATGGCGAAACGCCGGAGCAGGCGATGCTGCGCGAGTTGCACGAGGAAGTCGGCTTGCGCCCCGATCATGTGCAGATCATGGGGCGCACGCGCGACTGGCTGCGCTACGAGGTGCCCGACCACTTCATCCGCAGGGAAGCACGCGGTCATTACCGTGGCCAGAAGCAGATCTGGTTCCTGCTGCGCCTGCTCGGCCGCGACAGCGACATGAACCTGCGCGCCACCGATCACCCTGAGTTCGACGCCTGGCGTTGGAACGACTACTGGGTACCGCTGGACATGGTCATCGAGTTCAAGCGCGGCGTCTATGAGTTGGCGCTTACCGAACTGGCCCGCTACCTGCCGCGCACCAATCACCAAAACCGTTATCTGCGCACGGGACTGCGGGCCAGACGGCAGGGGCCCGAGGCGCGCAACACCAGCCCGTCGCCGATGCCCGAGGGCGGCGAACCCACGGGGTGA